In Cicer arietinum cultivar CDC Frontier isolate Library 1 chromosome 7, Cicar.CDCFrontier_v2.0, whole genome shotgun sequence, a single window of DNA contains:
- the LOC101503711 gene encoding eukaryotic translation initiation factor 4G-like isoform X2 encodes MSFNQSITEKNDAVYKKSGRSSSFNQQRGSLGAYGRGGGGGAAPSINSSKSFNKKSTHGGQYRVNLSPVNSSELNSASAAQTIHNGTHVQPQLHGGAYDRPVTKSSESTAAQRSPRAVKKELTSQPPSVSTDMTTPTSPAKGDASKAFPVQFGSIVPSFINGVAIPARTSSAPPNLDEQERNQAHHDSFRPVPSGPVPPAPKQQLAPRKDAVVTEQSNAGDTRIGAKAKKNTQVPALTSASQMQKPSVVPVTGISMATPFQQSHASLQFGGPNLQIQSQCMSPASRQIPIPMPIPIGNVAPMPQPVFVPGLQPHPMHPQGIMHSGHNISFTHQMSHQLPHQLGNMGIGISPQYPQQQGGKFASPRRTTPVKITHPETHEELRLDKRADGYSDGGSSGARSHPNVPSQSQPVKSFVASQPMNYYPSNTYYQPSSSLPLTSSQITPNAQPPIFNYPVNHGPQNVAFMNSSSLSSLPVNKVSTPIPGIDEPPTAERPREVPNVMSSAVTVDSVSVVSNNEDRMRESLSISNSLKDNQKKPVIKGQSSQNQVSVQSPTVNNMLSRAVDSGISDTGVSTPVGSETKHSPAIIIEDFLISKGSIAQAVDSFNNHKHNKIDESSEDMQSVDLAETTAKEINDSAENAFSDSMSGTKDRPNLEPNKAKTTSKGKKKRKETLQKADAAGSTSDLYNAYKGPEEKKESVLISESTESASMFEGLKQLSAASAKSDATGGEKCSHSKAEPDDWEDAADMSTSKLQVDDKSPQVIDGSGSTEKKYSRDFLLKFAEQCISLPEGFEITTDIAEALMSANISNSHDSHPSSGRIVDRTRMERRGNVVAEEDRWSKVSSSFHPGRGLDGIGANGGFRHGPGGNFGVLRNPRAQASIQCAGGILSGPMQSVGNQSGMQRNSPDGERWQRFASFQQRGLIPSPQSPVQMMHRAEKKYEIGKVSDEEEAKQRQLKAILNKLTPQNFDRLFEQVKTVNIDNAVTLTGVISQIFEKALTEPTFCEMYANFCSHLASELPDLSEGNEKITFKRLLLNKCQEEFERGEREQEEANKVDEGEVKQSDEEREQRKTKARRRMLGNIRLIGELYKKKMLTERIMHECIKKLLGQVQDPDEEDVEALCKLMSTIGDMIDHPKAKEHMDVYFERLKILSNNMNLSSRLRFMLKDVIDLRKNRWQQRRKIDGPKKIEEVHRDAVQERQAQAGRLGRGMGNNQSARRSPMDFNPRGSPTLSPNAQIGGPRGLPTQAHGIGSQDAHFEERQSYEPRTLLVNLPQRPLGNDSITLVPQGGLARGMSIRGAISNLSIPDVHFVPGDSHRMPTDLNGYNNLSERTPYDSREDIASRYISDRSSSLAGYDHSSAPVHNINYDNRDLRNHDRNLDSPVATSPHAHLHGPIVSQNASSEKVWPEERLRDMSLSAIREYYSARDENEVVECVKDLNSPSFHPSMVSLWVTDSFERKDAEQNLLGKLLVKLVKYQDGLLSQTQLIEGFETVLSTLEDAVNDAPKAPEFLGRIFAEIITESLVSLNEIGKLIHDGGEEPGSLLEVGLAADILGSTLEVIQHEKGDSVLSEIRASSNLRLESFRPPNSITSKKLEKFI; translated from the exons ATGTCCTTCAATCAATCAATAACCGAAAAGAACGACGCCGTTTATAAGAAATCTGGGCGATCGTCTAGCTTCAATCAGCAGAGAGGTTCCTTAGGCGCCTATGGAAGGGGGGGAGGCGGCGGTGCCGCTCCGTCGATCAACTCTTCCAAGAG TTTTAACAAGAAGTCTACACACGGTGGGCAATATAGGGTGAACCTTTCCCCAGTGAATTCATCAGAGTTGAACAGTGCTTCTGCTGCTCAAACCATACATAATGGTACTCATGTACAACCCCAATTGCATGGTG GAGCATATGATAGGCCGGTTACTAAATCATCTGAATCAACAGCTGCACAACGAAGCCCTAGAGCTGTTAAAAAAGAACTAACTTCTCAACCGCCCTCCGTGAGCACTGATATGACCACTCCTACAAGCCCCGCTAAGG GAGATGCATCTAAGGCATTCCCTGTTCAGTTTGGATCAATTGTTCCTAGCTTTATTAATGGGGTGGCT ATTCCTGCTCGTACAAGCTCAGCTCCACCTAATTTAGATGAGCAGGAGCGCAATCAG GCACATCATGACTCTTTTAGACCCGTGCCTTCAGGGCCAGTACCTCCTGCTCCAAAGCAGCAGCTAGCACCTAGGAAAGATGCAGTTGTAACCGAGCAATCTAATGCTGGGGACACTCGTATAGGGGCTAAGGCTAAAAAGAATACTCAGGTGCCAGCTTTGACCTCGGCAAGCCAGATGCAGAAGCCTTCTGTTGTTCCAGTAACTGGGATTTCAATGGCCACACCATTTCAGCAGTCACATGCATCTTTACAGTTTGGTGGTCCTAATCTACAGATTCAGTCTCAGTGTATGTCACCGGCATCCCGCCAGATTCCTATACCAATGCCCATACCGATTGGAAATGTTGCACCAATGCCACAGCCGGTTTTTGTTCCAGGTCTTCAGCCTCATCCAATGCACCCTCAGGGGATCATGCATTCAGGTCATAATATAAGTTTCACTCATCAAATGAGTCATCAGTTACCCCATCAATTGGGTAACATGGGCATTGGCATCAGTCCTCAATATCCCCAGCAGCAGGGTGGAAAGTTTGCCAGTCCTCGAAGAACTACTCCTGTCAAGATAACTCATCCTGAAACGCATGAAGAGCTGAGGCTTGATAAAAGGGCAGATGGATATTCAGATGGTGGGTCATCTGGTGCTAGGTCTCATCCTAATGTACCTTCTCAATCCCAACCTGTCAAATCCTTTGTTGCTTCTCAGCCTATGAATTATTATCCTTCCAACACATATTATCAACCTTCTAGTTCTCTTCCACTAACAAGTAGCCAAATAACACCCAATGCTCAGCCCCCAATATTTAATTATCCTGTGAACCACGGTCCCCAAAATGTGGCTTTCATGAATTCATCGTCTCTAAGTTCTCTGCCTGTTAATAAAGTCAGCACTCCTATTCCTGGCATTGACGAACCCCCCACTGCCGAACGTCCTCGTGAAGTGCCTAATGTGATGTCATCAGCTGTGACTGTGGATTCTGTTTCAGTTGTGTCTAATAATGAAGACAGGATGAGGGAATCTCTTAGTATTTCCAACTCTTTGAAGGATAATCAGAAGAAACCTGTGATAAAAGGTCAATCATCTCAAAATCAG GTCTCTGTGCAATCTCCTACAGTGAATAATATGCTGTCTCGAGCTGTTGACAGTGGTATATCTGATACTGGGGTTTCCACACCAGTAGGAAGTGAAACAAAACATTCTCCTGCAATTATCATTGAAGATTTTCTCATATCTAAAGGATCTATTGCTCAAGCTGTTGATAGTTTTAATAATCATAAGCACAACAAGATAGATGAATCATCTGAAG ATATGCAGTCTGTCGATTTAGCAGAAACAACAGCAAAGGAAATTAATGATAGTGCAGAGAATGCTTTCAGTGACTCAATGTCAGGTACCAAAGATAGACCTAATTTAGAGCCGAATAAGGCGAAAACTACATCTAAagggaagaagaaaagaaaagagacTCTCCAGAAAGCAGATGCTGCTGGTTCAACTTCTGACCTTTATAATGCATATAAAGGACCTGAGGAAAAGAAAGAATCTGTCTTAATTTCAGAGAGCACAGAAAGTGCATCTATGTTTGAAGGTTTAAAGCAGTTATCTGCAGCTTCTGCTAAATCAGATGCTACAGGAGGTGAGAAATGTAGTCACAGTAAAGCTGAACCTGATGACTGGGAGGATGCAGCTGACATGTCTACATCAAAACTTCAAGTCGATGATAAATCTCCACAGGTTATTGATGGAAGTGGAAGTACAGAAAAAAAGTACTCACGTGATTTCCTTTTGAAATTCGCAGAGCAATGCATTTCTCTTCCTGAAGGTTTTGAAATTACGACAGACATAGCTGAGGCTTTGATGAGTGCCAATATTAGTAATTCTCACGATTCACATCCTAGTTCTGGAAGAATTGTAGACAGGACAAGGATGGAACGTCGTGGGAATGTTGTGGCTGAGGAAGACAGATGGAGTAAAGTTTCCAGTTCTTTTCATCCTGGGCGTGGTTTGGATGGTATTGGAGCTAATGGCGGATTCAGACATGGCCCAGGAGGCAATTTTGGTGTTTTAAGGAATCCTCGTGCACAGGCATCCATCCAATGTGCTGGGGGAATCCTTTCTGGGCCAATGCAATCTGTGGGAAATCAGAGTGGAATGCAAAGAAATAGCCCTGACGGGGAGAGGTGGCAGCGTTTTGCTAGCTTCCAGCAGAGAGGTTTAATTCCTTCTCCTCAGTCTCCAGTACAGATGATGCACAGGGCTGAGAAGAAGTACGAAATAGGCAAAGTCTCAGATGAGGAAGAGGCAAAGCAGAGGCAACTGAAAGCTATATTAAACAAACTAACTCCTCAGAATTTTGATAGACTTTTTGAACAGGTAAAAACAGTTAATATTGACAATGCAGTCACTCTCACTGGTGTCATCTCACAAATCTTCGAGAAGGCTCTGACGGAGCCTACCTTCTGTGAAATGTATGCAAACTTCTGTTCACATTTGGCTTCTGAGTTGCCTGATTTAAGTGAGGGCAATGAAAAGATAACTTTTAAAAGGTTATTATTAAACAAATGCCAGGAGGAATTTGAGAGGGGTGAAAGAGAACAAGAAGAGGCAAATAAGGTTGATGAGGGCGAGGTCAAACAATCAGATGAAGAAAGGGAACAGAGAAAAACCAAGGCAAGAAGACGCATGTTAGGAAACATCAGATTGATCGGAGAACTGTATAAGAAGAAAATGTTGACAGAGAGGATAATGCATGAGTGTATCAAGAAATTACTTGGTCAAGTTCAGGATCCGGATGAGGAAGATGTTGAAGCTTTATGCAAGCTGATGAGTACTATTGGGGACATGATTGACCATCCCAAAGCCAAGGAACATATGGATGTATATTTTGAAAGGTTGAAAATCTTATCAAACAACATGAATTTATCTTCTAGGTTGAGGTTTATGTTGAAGGATGTTATTGATTTGAGAAAGAATAGATGGCAACAGAGGAGGAAAATTGATGGTCCAAAGAAGATTGAGGAGGTACACAGAGATGCTGTGCAAGAGAGGCAGGCTCAAGCTGGAAGGCTGGGCCGTGGTATGGGAAACAATCAATCTGCAAGGAGGAGCCCCATGGATTTTAATCCTAGAGGATCACCTACGCTGTCTCCCAATGCTCAGATAGGTGGACCGCGTGGGCTGCCTACTCAAGCACATGGAATTGGGTCTCAGGATGCTCATTTTGAAGAAAGGCAATCTTATGAGCCTAGGACCTTGTTGGTTAATTTGCCTCAAAGACCCTTGGGTAATGATTCTATAACATTGGTACCCCAAGGTGGTCTTGCTAGGGGAATGTCCATTAGAGGAGcaatttctaatttatcaaTACCTGATGTGCATTTTGTCCCTGGAGATTCTCACAGAATGCCTACTGATCTTAATGGTTATAACAATTTATCTGAGCGCACACCGTATGACTCAAGGGAGGATATTGCATCAAGATATATTTCAGATAGATCTTCAAGTCTAGCTGGTTATGATCATTCAAGTGCTCCAGTGCATAATATAAACTATGATAACAGAGACTTAAGGAATCATGATCGGAATCTAGACAGTCCTGTTGCAACTTCGCCTCACGCTCATTTGCATGGGCCGATAGTTTCCCAGAATGCTTCTTCAGAGAAGGTTTGGCCAGAGGAACGACTCCGGGACATGTCCTTGTCGGCAATCAGAGAATACTACAG TGCTAGAGATGaaaatgaagttgttgaatGTGTTAAAGATTTGAACTCTCCAAGCTTTCATCCTTCCATGGTTTCTCTCTGGGTCACAGACTCATTTGAGAGGAAGGACGCTGAACAAAATCTTTTAGGCAAACTGCTTGTCAAACTTGTGAAATATCAGGATGGCCTCTTGAGTCAAACTCAGCTTATCGAAGG GTTTGAGACTGTTCTCAGTACATTGGAGGATGCAGTTAATGATGCCCCCAAGGCACCCGAGTTTCTTGGCCGTATTTTTGCAGAAATTATAACAGAGAGTTTAGTCAGTTTGAATGAAATTGGGAAGTTAATACATGATGGTGGAGAGGAGCCAGGTAGTCTCTTAGAAGTTGGACTTGCAGCTGATATTCTTGGAAGCACCCTGGAAGTAATACAGCATGAGAAAGGGGACAGCGTTCTTAGTGAAATTCGCGCGAGCTCTAACTTGCGGTTGGAGTCTTTCCGACCACCTAATTCTATTACATCAAAGAAGTTGGAgaaatttatttag
- the LOC101503711 gene encoding eukaryotic translation initiation factor 4G-like isoform X4, whose amino-acid sequence MTTPTSPAKGDASKAFPVQFGSIVPSFINGVAIPARTSSAPPNLDEQERNQAHHDSFRPVPSGPVPPAPKQQLAPRKDAVVTEQSNAGDTRIGAKAKKNTQVPALTSASQMQKPSVVPVTGISMATPFQQSHASLQFGGPNLQIQSQCMSPASRQIPIPMPIPIGNVAPMPQPVFVPGLQPHPMHPQGIMHSGHNISFTHQMSHQLPHQLGNMGIGISPQYPQQQGGKFASPRRTTPVKITHPETHEELRLDKRADGYSDGGSSGARSHPNVPSQSQPVKSFVASQPMNYYPSNTYYQPSSSLPLTSSQITPNAQPPIFNYPVNHGPQNVAFMNSSSLSSLPVNKVSTPIPGIDEPPTAERPREVPNVMSSAVTVDSVSVVSNNEDRMRESLSISNSLKDNQKKPVIKGQSSQNQVSVQSPTVNNMLSRAVDSGISDTGVSTPVGSETKHSPAIIIEDFLISKGSIAQAVDSFNNHKHNKIDESSEADMQSVDLAETTAKEINDSAENAFSDSMSGTKDRPNLEPNKAKTTSKGKKKRKETLQKADAAGSTSDLYNAYKGPEEKKESVLISESTESASMFEGLKQLSAASAKSDATGGEKCSHSKAEPDDWEDAADMSTSKLQVDDKSPQVIDGSGSTEKKYSRDFLLKFAEQCISLPEGFEITTDIAEALMSANISNSHDSHPSSGRIVDRTRMERRGNVVAEEDRWSKVSSSFHPGRGLDGIGANGGFRHGPGGNFGVLRNPRAQASIQCAGGILSGPMQSVGNQSGMQRNSPDGERWQRFASFQQRGLIPSPQSPVQMMHRAEKKYEIGKVSDEEEAKQRQLKAILNKLTPQNFDRLFEQVKTVNIDNAVTLTGVISQIFEKALTEPTFCEMYANFCSHLASELPDLSEGNEKITFKRLLLNKCQEEFERGEREQEEANKVDEGEVKQSDEEREQRKTKARRRMLGNIRLIGELYKKKMLTERIMHECIKKLLGQVQDPDEEDVEALCKLMSTIGDMIDHPKAKEHMDVYFERLKILSNNMNLSSRLRFMLKDVIDLRKNRWQQRRKIDGPKKIEEVHRDAVQERQAQAGRLGRGMGNNQSARRSPMDFNPRGSPTLSPNAQIGGPRGLPTQAHGIGSQDAHFEERQSYEPRTLLVNLPQRPLGNDSITLVPQGGLARGMSIRGAISNLSIPDVHFVPGDSHRMPTDLNGYNNLSERTPYDSREDIASRYISDRSSSLAGYDHSSAPVHNINYDNRDLRNHDRNLDSPVATSPHAHLHGPIVSQNASSEKVWPEERLRDMSLSAIREYYSARDENEVVECVKDLNSPSFHPSMVSLWVTDSFERKDAEQNLLGKLLVKLVKYQDGLLSQTQLIEGFETVLSTLEDAVNDAPKAPEFLGRIFAEIITESLVSLNEIGKLIHDGGEEPGSLLEVGLAADILGSTLEVIQHEKGDSVLSEIRASSNLRLESFRPPNSITSKKLEKFI is encoded by the exons ATGACCACTCCTACAAGCCCCGCTAAGG GAGATGCATCTAAGGCATTCCCTGTTCAGTTTGGATCAATTGTTCCTAGCTTTATTAATGGGGTGGCT ATTCCTGCTCGTACAAGCTCAGCTCCACCTAATTTAGATGAGCAGGAGCGCAATCAG GCACATCATGACTCTTTTAGACCCGTGCCTTCAGGGCCAGTACCTCCTGCTCCAAAGCAGCAGCTAGCACCTAGGAAAGATGCAGTTGTAACCGAGCAATCTAATGCTGGGGACACTCGTATAGGGGCTAAGGCTAAAAAGAATACTCAGGTGCCAGCTTTGACCTCGGCAAGCCAGATGCAGAAGCCTTCTGTTGTTCCAGTAACTGGGATTTCAATGGCCACACCATTTCAGCAGTCACATGCATCTTTACAGTTTGGTGGTCCTAATCTACAGATTCAGTCTCAGTGTATGTCACCGGCATCCCGCCAGATTCCTATACCAATGCCCATACCGATTGGAAATGTTGCACCAATGCCACAGCCGGTTTTTGTTCCAGGTCTTCAGCCTCATCCAATGCACCCTCAGGGGATCATGCATTCAGGTCATAATATAAGTTTCACTCATCAAATGAGTCATCAGTTACCCCATCAATTGGGTAACATGGGCATTGGCATCAGTCCTCAATATCCCCAGCAGCAGGGTGGAAAGTTTGCCAGTCCTCGAAGAACTACTCCTGTCAAGATAACTCATCCTGAAACGCATGAAGAGCTGAGGCTTGATAAAAGGGCAGATGGATATTCAGATGGTGGGTCATCTGGTGCTAGGTCTCATCCTAATGTACCTTCTCAATCCCAACCTGTCAAATCCTTTGTTGCTTCTCAGCCTATGAATTATTATCCTTCCAACACATATTATCAACCTTCTAGTTCTCTTCCACTAACAAGTAGCCAAATAACACCCAATGCTCAGCCCCCAATATTTAATTATCCTGTGAACCACGGTCCCCAAAATGTGGCTTTCATGAATTCATCGTCTCTAAGTTCTCTGCCTGTTAATAAAGTCAGCACTCCTATTCCTGGCATTGACGAACCCCCCACTGCCGAACGTCCTCGTGAAGTGCCTAATGTGATGTCATCAGCTGTGACTGTGGATTCTGTTTCAGTTGTGTCTAATAATGAAGACAGGATGAGGGAATCTCTTAGTATTTCCAACTCTTTGAAGGATAATCAGAAGAAACCTGTGATAAAAGGTCAATCATCTCAAAATCAG GTCTCTGTGCAATCTCCTACAGTGAATAATATGCTGTCTCGAGCTGTTGACAGTGGTATATCTGATACTGGGGTTTCCACACCAGTAGGAAGTGAAACAAAACATTCTCCTGCAATTATCATTGAAGATTTTCTCATATCTAAAGGATCTATTGCTCAAGCTGTTGATAGTTTTAATAATCATAAGCACAACAAGATAGATGAATCATCTGAAG CAGATATGCAGTCTGTCGATTTAGCAGAAACAACAGCAAAGGAAATTAATGATAGTGCAGAGAATGCTTTCAGTGACTCAATGTCAGGTACCAAAGATAGACCTAATTTAGAGCCGAATAAGGCGAAAACTACATCTAAagggaagaagaaaagaaaagagacTCTCCAGAAAGCAGATGCTGCTGGTTCAACTTCTGACCTTTATAATGCATATAAAGGACCTGAGGAAAAGAAAGAATCTGTCTTAATTTCAGAGAGCACAGAAAGTGCATCTATGTTTGAAGGTTTAAAGCAGTTATCTGCAGCTTCTGCTAAATCAGATGCTACAGGAGGTGAGAAATGTAGTCACAGTAAAGCTGAACCTGATGACTGGGAGGATGCAGCTGACATGTCTACATCAAAACTTCAAGTCGATGATAAATCTCCACAGGTTATTGATGGAAGTGGAAGTACAGAAAAAAAGTACTCACGTGATTTCCTTTTGAAATTCGCAGAGCAATGCATTTCTCTTCCTGAAGGTTTTGAAATTACGACAGACATAGCTGAGGCTTTGATGAGTGCCAATATTAGTAATTCTCACGATTCACATCCTAGTTCTGGAAGAATTGTAGACAGGACAAGGATGGAACGTCGTGGGAATGTTGTGGCTGAGGAAGACAGATGGAGTAAAGTTTCCAGTTCTTTTCATCCTGGGCGTGGTTTGGATGGTATTGGAGCTAATGGCGGATTCAGACATGGCCCAGGAGGCAATTTTGGTGTTTTAAGGAATCCTCGTGCACAGGCATCCATCCAATGTGCTGGGGGAATCCTTTCTGGGCCAATGCAATCTGTGGGAAATCAGAGTGGAATGCAAAGAAATAGCCCTGACGGGGAGAGGTGGCAGCGTTTTGCTAGCTTCCAGCAGAGAGGTTTAATTCCTTCTCCTCAGTCTCCAGTACAGATGATGCACAGGGCTGAGAAGAAGTACGAAATAGGCAAAGTCTCAGATGAGGAAGAGGCAAAGCAGAGGCAACTGAAAGCTATATTAAACAAACTAACTCCTCAGAATTTTGATAGACTTTTTGAACAGGTAAAAACAGTTAATATTGACAATGCAGTCACTCTCACTGGTGTCATCTCACAAATCTTCGAGAAGGCTCTGACGGAGCCTACCTTCTGTGAAATGTATGCAAACTTCTGTTCACATTTGGCTTCTGAGTTGCCTGATTTAAGTGAGGGCAATGAAAAGATAACTTTTAAAAGGTTATTATTAAACAAATGCCAGGAGGAATTTGAGAGGGGTGAAAGAGAACAAGAAGAGGCAAATAAGGTTGATGAGGGCGAGGTCAAACAATCAGATGAAGAAAGGGAACAGAGAAAAACCAAGGCAAGAAGACGCATGTTAGGAAACATCAGATTGATCGGAGAACTGTATAAGAAGAAAATGTTGACAGAGAGGATAATGCATGAGTGTATCAAGAAATTACTTGGTCAAGTTCAGGATCCGGATGAGGAAGATGTTGAAGCTTTATGCAAGCTGATGAGTACTATTGGGGACATGATTGACCATCCCAAAGCCAAGGAACATATGGATGTATATTTTGAAAGGTTGAAAATCTTATCAAACAACATGAATTTATCTTCTAGGTTGAGGTTTATGTTGAAGGATGTTATTGATTTGAGAAAGAATAGATGGCAACAGAGGAGGAAAATTGATGGTCCAAAGAAGATTGAGGAGGTACACAGAGATGCTGTGCAAGAGAGGCAGGCTCAAGCTGGAAGGCTGGGCCGTGGTATGGGAAACAATCAATCTGCAAGGAGGAGCCCCATGGATTTTAATCCTAGAGGATCACCTACGCTGTCTCCCAATGCTCAGATAGGTGGACCGCGTGGGCTGCCTACTCAAGCACATGGAATTGGGTCTCAGGATGCTCATTTTGAAGAAAGGCAATCTTATGAGCCTAGGACCTTGTTGGTTAATTTGCCTCAAAGACCCTTGGGTAATGATTCTATAACATTGGTACCCCAAGGTGGTCTTGCTAGGGGAATGTCCATTAGAGGAGcaatttctaatttatcaaTACCTGATGTGCATTTTGTCCCTGGAGATTCTCACAGAATGCCTACTGATCTTAATGGTTATAACAATTTATCTGAGCGCACACCGTATGACTCAAGGGAGGATATTGCATCAAGATATATTTCAGATAGATCTTCAAGTCTAGCTGGTTATGATCATTCAAGTGCTCCAGTGCATAATATAAACTATGATAACAGAGACTTAAGGAATCATGATCGGAATCTAGACAGTCCTGTTGCAACTTCGCCTCACGCTCATTTGCATGGGCCGATAGTTTCCCAGAATGCTTCTTCAGAGAAGGTTTGGCCAGAGGAACGACTCCGGGACATGTCCTTGTCGGCAATCAGAGAATACTACAG TGCTAGAGATGaaaatgaagttgttgaatGTGTTAAAGATTTGAACTCTCCAAGCTTTCATCCTTCCATGGTTTCTCTCTGGGTCACAGACTCATTTGAGAGGAAGGACGCTGAACAAAATCTTTTAGGCAAACTGCTTGTCAAACTTGTGAAATATCAGGATGGCCTCTTGAGTCAAACTCAGCTTATCGAAGG GTTTGAGACTGTTCTCAGTACATTGGAGGATGCAGTTAATGATGCCCCCAAGGCACCCGAGTTTCTTGGCCGTATTTTTGCAGAAATTATAACAGAGAGTTTAGTCAGTTTGAATGAAATTGGGAAGTTAATACATGATGGTGGAGAGGAGCCAGGTAGTCTCTTAGAAGTTGGACTTGCAGCTGATATTCTTGGAAGCACCCTGGAAGTAATACAGCATGAGAAAGGGGACAGCGTTCTTAGTGAAATTCGCGCGAGCTCTAACTTGCGGTTGGAGTCTTTCCGACCACCTAATTCTATTACATCAAAGAAGTTGGAgaaatttatttag